The following are from one region of the Magallana gigas chromosome 6, xbMagGiga1.1, whole genome shotgun sequence genome:
- the LOC105337615 gene encoding von Willebrand factor A domain-containing protein 7 isoform X1 — protein MKHLKLFIGYLIILVTLVERSLVSAFPPQSIPQESSTKSHSTINFYGIYLSAHQFLLRHNIVNGTGKPVSQVLDEFFGTDRDSQTNFYLNILKITDHQNIVQKELAGFAHYHVNGEQILTAHNYVRSLRKSLIDLAESGADIDILRERVGQCLYTLQQFYSNTNWVDLHGDTIIKEFGISATLPVSISNLSDEPCSDCPTDLTSLQSGLCKNNTRTTKLTSGYKSKQDVSKPPSNNQGIGKCSHGSQDDTSRLKSATGGIYKGRSSSAHAPHFYLHNEAFEAAKLATVYFLSDENDGLFSHLGIYLTKEVFQIKSKKENKEVKDYSITFVIDVTGSMSDNIAKVIQGAASFVDQIRQSKRIPEKYILVTFSDPVDLEKSRVTNDADEMINWINGLTVSGGGDCPEYSLSGLITGATLSNFNSTIYIYTDAPAKDESRETEVIEILQRKTITPKFRLRNECGSRRKREIGRYKRQSSVYDSIAQATGGDVERFSSSQDLADKVQEDLMSELSFIQSNSSQAISQNNLPSSISIIKWSSTNTNQLTNIEVDNSVDSMRIEINGTSNSSEIHLRNPNGSLVDSGAQDVSLQYSDYLIIFLIESPSKGLWTLENIVSNPLTINITANSSFDISSSLREISFEGFFYPLNGNPVSGEEYVIVVLLENLPANSSISSIVLVDEKGNAVTTTVANLLSVTPNLQYFAKTKIFKQIAGVQIHGQDSTSQQFIRSCKHTINPVDVTLKMKLFIGDLSLSNIEQLEYNITNHGGNNRSLTLDVSDDKGYIVDNRSIHFHISPGESENKLVFIRGTQQSTIVTVTASLKDEETHIVLQKLTQKLTVSSAMRPTCNLTSLGDTCQNQRGNGSNCFDIPWQGSAQVNFSGIRIASLDVSISSVNLTHGPLWSFYGPLDVTLQGDCCTRSIVLTATDNDGFIAQCRFQLFPEDSSNNIITDSSEPIDEKETVLKLTVLGAAIGGVLAGIVILTTGVLLKIRHSSLKSSKVKDDTDTQIDISRVEKPDENKTAHFQAFMLREPIVSSAPAESFFGRVH, from the exons ATGAAGCACCTGAAATTGTTCATTGGGTACTTGATAATTTTAGTTACACTTGTTGAACGCTCTTTAGTGTCTGCTTTTCCTCCACAAAGTATTCCTCAGGAATCTTCAACAAAGTCCCATTCCACTATAAACTTTTATGGGATTTATCTTTCAGCGCATCAATTTCTGTTGAGACATAATATTGTCAATGGGACTGGTAAACCTGTGAGTCAGGTATTGGAtgagttttttggaacag aTCGAGACTCTCAAACCAACTTTTACCTAAACATTCTTAAAATAACCGATCACCAGAATATAGTTCAGAAAGAATTGGCCGGTTTCGCCCATTACCATGTTAACGGGGAACAAATACTTACAG CTCACAACTATGTACGATCTTTACGGAAGAGTTTGATTGACTTAGCAGAGTCTGGGGCAGACATTGACATTCTTAGAGAAAGGGTAGGACAGTGTCTGTACACTCTCCAGCAATTCTACAGCAACACCAACTGGGTAGACCTACACGGAGACACAATCATAAAAGAGTTTG GTATCTCTGCAACACTTCCGGTTTCTATCAGTAATTTGTCCGATGAACCATGCTCTGATTGTCCGACAGACTTGACAAG tttaCAAAGTGGTCTTTGTAAGAACAATACTAGAACCACTAAATTAACCAGTGGATACAAGTCTAAACAAGATGTATCCAAGCCTCCCAGCAATAATCAGGGTATAGGCAAATGTAGCCATGGCTCACAAGACGACACCAGCAGATTAAAATCAGCAACTGGCGGAATATATAAAGGAAGGTCATCCTCAGCGCATGCTCCTCATTTTTATCTCCATAACGAGGCTTTTGAAGCTGCCAAACTGGCTACAGTCTACTTTCTTTCTGATGAAA ATGACGGTCTTTTCAGTCACCTTGGAATTTACCTAACAAAAGAGGTATTTCAGATAAAATCTAAAAAGGAAAACAAGGAAGTAAAGGACTATTCGATTACGTTTGTGATCGATGTAACGGGATCGATGAGTGACAACATAGCTAAAGTTATACAAGGGGCGGCATCATTTGTAGACCAAATAAGACAATCGAAGCGCATACCTGAAAAATATATCCTCGTAACATTCAGTGACCCAG TCGATCTTGAAAAAAGCCGAGTAACAAACGACGCAGACGAAATGATAAATTGGATAAACGGCCTGACAGTATCCGGTGGTGGTGACTGCCCTGAGTACAGCCTCTCTGGACTAATTACAG GTGCAACACTCTCTAATTTCAACTCGaccatatacatttatacggACGCACCTGCTAAGGATGAATCTAGAGAGACGGAAGTCATCGAGATTCTACAGAGAAAAACTATTACACCAAAATTTCGTCTGAGGAACGAATGCGGAAGCCGTCGAAAACGTGAAATAG GTAGATACAAACGCCAGTCAAGCGTCTATGATAGTATAGCTCAAGCCACGGGTGGGGACGTGGAAAGATTTTCATCATCTCAAGACCTTGCAGATAAGGTCCAAGAAGACTTAATG AGTGAATTATCATTCATCCAAAGCAATTCATCTCAAGCAATAAGTCAG aATAACCTGCCATCGTCCATCTCTATCATCAAATGGAGTTCTACAAACACAAATCAGCTTACGAATATTGAGGTGGATAATTCGGTAGATTCTATGCGAATTGAAATTAATGGTACATCGAACTCCAGTGAAATTCATTTAAGAAATCCAAACG GTTCGCTGGTTGACTCAGGGGCGCAGGATGTATCCTTACAATATTCAGACTACttgatcatatttttaattgag TCTCCTTCAAAGGGCCTATGGACTCTGGAAAATATTGTAAGCAATCCATTGACAATTAACATAACAGCCAATAGTTCCTTTGACATTTCCTCATCTTTAAGAGAGATTTCATTTGAAGGCTTCTTTTACCCTCTTAATGGTAATCCAGTTTCAG GCGAAGAATACGTCATTGTTGTTCTTCTTGAGAATCTCCCAGCGAATTCTTCAATATCTTCTATTGTGCTCGTGGATGAGAAAGGAAATGCCGTTACTACAACTGTAGCAAATCTTCTAAGTGTTACCCCGAACTTGCAGTATTTTgcaaaaaccaaaatatttaaacag ATAGCTGGAGTTCAAATACACGGACAAGACTCAACAAGTCAACAATTTATTCGTTCTTGTAAACATACAATTAATCCAGTTGATGTTACTCTTAAAATGAAGCTTTTTATTG GTGATCTGTCACTTTCAAACATAGAACAACTTGAATACAACATTACAAACCACGGAGGAAATAATAGATCTTTGACTCTGGATGTTTCCGACGACAAGGGTTATATCGTTGATAATCGATCTATACACTTCCATATTTCACCAGGAGAGTCCGAAAATAAACTAGTGTTCATCCGGGGAACTCAGCAATCAACAATCGT AACTGTAACAGCATCACTGAAAGACGAGGAGACACATATTGTACTTCAAAAGTTAACCCAAAAGCTTACa GTGTCATCCGCTATGCGACCTACTTGCAACCTGACATCATTGGGCGATACTTGTCAAAATCAGAGGGGTAATGGCAGCAACTGTTTTGACATTCCCTGGCAAGGAAGTGCTCAAGTAAATTTCTCTGGAATAAGAATTGCGAGTTTAGATGTGTCAATTTCTTCTGTGAATTTGACACATGGCCCACTTTGGAGTTTTTACGGTCCTTTGGACGTTACACTACa AGGGGACTGTTGTACTCGGTCGATAGTACTCACTGCAACTGATAATGATGGTTTCATTGCTCAGTGTAGGTTTCAACTTTTTCCTGAAGATTCATCTAATAACATCATCACCGATTCGTCTGAGCCTATTGACGAAAAGGAG ACTGTATTAAAGTTGACAGTTTTGGGCGCAGCTATTGGAGGAGTTTTAGCAGGAATTGTTATTCTTACAACGGGCGTGCTTCTGAAAATTCGTCACTCATCTCTGAAGTCTTCAAAGGTCAAAGATGACACAGATACACAAATTGACATCTCACGAGTTGAAAAGCCGGATGAAAATAAAACGGCTCATTTTCAAGCATTTATGTTGCGAGAACCCATTGTTTCCAGTGCACCTGCAGAGAGCTTTTTTGGCCGCGTTCATTAA
- the LOC105337615 gene encoding von Willebrand factor A domain-containing protein 7 isoform X2, giving the protein MKHLKLFIGYLIILVTLVERSLVSAFPPQSIPQESSTKSHSTINFYGIYLSAHQFLLRHNIVNGTGKPVSQVLDEFFGTDRDSQTNFYLNILKITDHQNIVQKELAGFAHYHVNGEQILTAHNYVRSLRKSLIDLAESGADIDILRERVGQCLYTLQQFYSNTNWVDLHGDTIIKEFGISATLPVSISNLSDEPCSDCPTDLTSLQSGLCKNNTRTTKLTSGYKSKQDVSKPPSNNQGIGKCSHGSQDDTSRLKSATGGIYKGRSSSAHAPHFYLHNEAFEAAKLATVYFLSDENDGLFSHLGIYLTKEVFQIKSKKENKEVKDYSITFVIDVTGSMSDNIAKVIQGAASFVDQIRQSKRIPEKYILVTFSDPVDLEKSRVTNDADEMINWINGLTVSGGGDCPEYSLSGLITGATLSNFNSTIYIYTDAPAKDESRETEVIEILQRKTITPKFRLRNECGSRRKREIGRYKRQSSVYDSIAQATGGDVERFSSSQDLADKVQEDLMSELSFIQSNSSQAISQNNLPSSISIIKWSSTNTNQLTNIEVDNSVDSMRIEINGTSNSSEIHLRNPNGSLVDSGAQDVSLQYSDYLIIFLIESPSKGLWTLENIVSNPLTINITANSSFDISSSLREISFEGFFYPLNGNPVSGEEYVIVVLLENLPANSSISSIVLVDEKGNAVTTTVANLLSVTPNLQYFAKTKIFKQIAGVQIHGQDSTSQQFIRSCKHTINPVDVTLKMKLFIGDLSLSNIEQLEYNITNHGGNNRSLTLDVSDDKGYIVDNRSIHFHISPGESENKLVFIRGTQQSTIVCHPLCDLLAT; this is encoded by the exons ATGAAGCACCTGAAATTGTTCATTGGGTACTTGATAATTTTAGTTACACTTGTTGAACGCTCTTTAGTGTCTGCTTTTCCTCCACAAAGTATTCCTCAGGAATCTTCAACAAAGTCCCATTCCACTATAAACTTTTATGGGATTTATCTTTCAGCGCATCAATTTCTGTTGAGACATAATATTGTCAATGGGACTGGTAAACCTGTGAGTCAGGTATTGGAtgagttttttggaacag aTCGAGACTCTCAAACCAACTTTTACCTAAACATTCTTAAAATAACCGATCACCAGAATATAGTTCAGAAAGAATTGGCCGGTTTCGCCCATTACCATGTTAACGGGGAACAAATACTTACAG CTCACAACTATGTACGATCTTTACGGAAGAGTTTGATTGACTTAGCAGAGTCTGGGGCAGACATTGACATTCTTAGAGAAAGGGTAGGACAGTGTCTGTACACTCTCCAGCAATTCTACAGCAACACCAACTGGGTAGACCTACACGGAGACACAATCATAAAAGAGTTTG GTATCTCTGCAACACTTCCGGTTTCTATCAGTAATTTGTCCGATGAACCATGCTCTGATTGTCCGACAGACTTGACAAG tttaCAAAGTGGTCTTTGTAAGAACAATACTAGAACCACTAAATTAACCAGTGGATACAAGTCTAAACAAGATGTATCCAAGCCTCCCAGCAATAATCAGGGTATAGGCAAATGTAGCCATGGCTCACAAGACGACACCAGCAGATTAAAATCAGCAACTGGCGGAATATATAAAGGAAGGTCATCCTCAGCGCATGCTCCTCATTTTTATCTCCATAACGAGGCTTTTGAAGCTGCCAAACTGGCTACAGTCTACTTTCTTTCTGATGAAA ATGACGGTCTTTTCAGTCACCTTGGAATTTACCTAACAAAAGAGGTATTTCAGATAAAATCTAAAAAGGAAAACAAGGAAGTAAAGGACTATTCGATTACGTTTGTGATCGATGTAACGGGATCGATGAGTGACAACATAGCTAAAGTTATACAAGGGGCGGCATCATTTGTAGACCAAATAAGACAATCGAAGCGCATACCTGAAAAATATATCCTCGTAACATTCAGTGACCCAG TCGATCTTGAAAAAAGCCGAGTAACAAACGACGCAGACGAAATGATAAATTGGATAAACGGCCTGACAGTATCCGGTGGTGGTGACTGCCCTGAGTACAGCCTCTCTGGACTAATTACAG GTGCAACACTCTCTAATTTCAACTCGaccatatacatttatacggACGCACCTGCTAAGGATGAATCTAGAGAGACGGAAGTCATCGAGATTCTACAGAGAAAAACTATTACACCAAAATTTCGTCTGAGGAACGAATGCGGAAGCCGTCGAAAACGTGAAATAG GTAGATACAAACGCCAGTCAAGCGTCTATGATAGTATAGCTCAAGCCACGGGTGGGGACGTGGAAAGATTTTCATCATCTCAAGACCTTGCAGATAAGGTCCAAGAAGACTTAATG AGTGAATTATCATTCATCCAAAGCAATTCATCTCAAGCAATAAGTCAG aATAACCTGCCATCGTCCATCTCTATCATCAAATGGAGTTCTACAAACACAAATCAGCTTACGAATATTGAGGTGGATAATTCGGTAGATTCTATGCGAATTGAAATTAATGGTACATCGAACTCCAGTGAAATTCATTTAAGAAATCCAAACG GTTCGCTGGTTGACTCAGGGGCGCAGGATGTATCCTTACAATATTCAGACTACttgatcatatttttaattgag TCTCCTTCAAAGGGCCTATGGACTCTGGAAAATATTGTAAGCAATCCATTGACAATTAACATAACAGCCAATAGTTCCTTTGACATTTCCTCATCTTTAAGAGAGATTTCATTTGAAGGCTTCTTTTACCCTCTTAATGGTAATCCAGTTTCAG GCGAAGAATACGTCATTGTTGTTCTTCTTGAGAATCTCCCAGCGAATTCTTCAATATCTTCTATTGTGCTCGTGGATGAGAAAGGAAATGCCGTTACTACAACTGTAGCAAATCTTCTAAGTGTTACCCCGAACTTGCAGTATTTTgcaaaaaccaaaatatttaaacag ATAGCTGGAGTTCAAATACACGGACAAGACTCAACAAGTCAACAATTTATTCGTTCTTGTAAACATACAATTAATCCAGTTGATGTTACTCTTAAAATGAAGCTTTTTATTG GTGATCTGTCACTTTCAAACATAGAACAACTTGAATACAACATTACAAACCACGGAGGAAATAATAGATCTTTGACTCTGGATGTTTCCGACGACAAGGGTTATATCGTTGATAATCGATCTATACACTTCCATATTTCACCAGGAGAGTCCGAAAATAAACTAGTGTTCATCCGGGGAACTCAGCAATCAACAATCGT GTGTCATCCGCTATGCGACCTACTTGCAACCTGA